The following DNA comes from Bradyrhizobium sp. SK17.
TGGCAAGCACACGGGACGCGAGATGCCGTCAGGCCTTGACCAGGCCGAGCCCGATCAGGCTTTCGGCGGTGGCAACGATCATCTCCTCATTGCCGCGCGGCTTCCAGCCGAGCACGCGTTGCGCCTTGGCGCTGGTGGAACGCCGCACCTTGCCCAGCAATGGCAGGGCGGCGCGGGCCAGCGGATTGCGCCGTGCGGCGATCCGCATCATCCAGTCGGGCACCTGGAACCGGGGCACCCGCCGCGCCTGGCTGCCGAGCTTCTCGCGCAACACCCGGCCGACCTGCTGCACCGACATGATCTCGCCGGCGACCGCCAGGAACCGCTCGCCCCTGGCGTTGGGCGATGTCATTGCGCGCAGATGCAGGTCGGCGACGTCGCGCACATCGACGAGGCCGAAATGGATCCGCGGCACCGCCGGCATCGCGCCGTCGAGCAGCGCCTTGATGATGCCGATCGATTCGGAGAAATCGGGGCCGAGTGCCGGGCCGAATACGGCGGTGGGATTGACCACGGCGAGCTCCAGACCGTTTCCCTCGCGCGCGACGAAATCCCAGGCCGCGCGCTCGGCCAGCGTCTTGGATTTCGGATAGGCCTGCACGTCGGGCCCTTCGAGATTGCTCCAGACCGTCTCGTCGAACGGCTCTGTTTGCGGCGAATGGCCATAACCGATCGCGGCAAACGATGACGTGACGACGACGCGCTTGACGCCGGCATCGCGCGCGGCGCGCAACACCCGCAACGTGCCTTGGCGCGCCGGAACGATCAGCTCGTTCTCGTCCTCGGGCACACGGGAGCCAAGCGGCGATGCAACATGAAGCACGTAGTCGCACCCCGCAGCCGCCTCGCGCCAGCCGTCGTCGCGCAGCAGATCGGCGGTGACGAAGCCAACCTTGTCGGGCGCGGCGGCGCCACCCTGACGCAGCATCGCGATCACGTCCGCGCTGCGATCCGGATTGCGCAGCGTGGTGCGCACGTCATGCCCGGCAGCCAGCAGCTGCAAAATCGTATGTACGCCGATGAAGCCCGATCCGCCCGTGACCAACACCGTGCTCATGTCGTCGCCCTTCCATAGTTCGGCGGGTTCGGGCATCGCGCTGCCCACCCTGCACAGGCCGCATCTGGTCACTATCTCTGTTCGAGCAAGTAGAATGAAAATCGAGACCGGTATGGAAAACAGTACCAGCGATGTGTGTGACAGCGGTGACTGCGACAGCTGCCCCACCGATCCCAGCCTGCTGATCGACTCCAAGCAGGCGATCCATGCGCTCAGCGGCAAGTGGAAGCTCGAGATCCTGTTCACGCTGATGCATGGCGGCGTGCGGTTCGGCGCGCTGCGCCGCGCGCTCAGTCCCGTCACCCAGCACATGCTGACGGCGCAGCTGCGCGAGCTCCAGCGCGACGGGCTGGTGGCGCGCAAGGTGCTCGCCGAGACGCCGCTGCAAGTCGCCTATGAGCTGACGGAGTCGGCGTGGGGCCTGACGCCGGCGTTCCGCGAATTGCTGACGTGGTCGAAGACCTACGGCTCGCGGCGCAGCAGCGCGGCAAGCGAGGCGACAATCGAGGCCGGACTGGCCTGAATGTCGCCTCGCCTTCAGGTCGGCATCCGTCACACCATGCCGAGCGCCCGCCGGATCGCGATCTCGACTGGCGCGTAAGCCGCGTCGTCACGCGTGAGCCGGTACGGCTCGCCGGGAGCCAGCGCGGGTTGCGCCATGAAGCGCGGCGTCATGCCACGATGCTTCTGCGCGGCATGCACCAGGAACGGATGACACAGATAGACCGTGCCGGCTTCGCCGCTTGCGAGCGCGATCTCGCAATCGGCGCCCATTTGCTCGAGGTTCATGCGCGCGCGTCCCGCCTCGCCGGCCGGCGCCAGATAGCGCGCCATCGGCAGATGCGAGCCGACCCTGATCCGGGTCGGCGCGTCGTGCTCGCCGACGTCGGAGAACAGGAACAGCAACAGCAGCGCCCGGCCGCGCGAGTTGACGTTCACCCGCCATGCCGAGAAGTCGCTGCGCTCGTTCGGGTCGCAACCGTCGCCAGGGAAGCTGACATCGACATGCCAGCCGGCATCGCCGGGATCGTCCGGATGCGGGAAGCGCACCGGAAAGGTTCCGATGTTGTCGCGCGGGCGCCAACGGCGTGGCCCTGCGATCTGGTCGAACGCCCGGTGCAGCACCGGCGTGTTGATCGCTTCCCGGAACGGCGGGCCGCCATAGCCGGGCAACCGCACCACCGGGTATGTCCAGCTCGAAGGGTCGTGCTCGCGACAGGGGATGTCGCGCCACATGATGGCACGTCCCTGCTCGGCCAGTTCCCGCGGAAAAGCGTTGTCGATCCTGACAAAGCCCTGTTCGATGAATTGCGCGATCTGCGCATCGTTCAACGCGCGCGCGTCGTGTCGGTCGGTCATGATTGTCTCTCAAATTGTCACGAGCCGTCGATGCTCCGCGCTGCGCGGAGTTTGGCCGGCTCATTCGGTTCACTGGAATCCCGCGAGCCCAGGCTTGCGGGGACGATCGGCACTTCCACGCGGAAGCGTGTTTCCTCTCGGAAACGAGATCAGCCCAGGAAGAACACCGATGCGATGTTGAGAGTACGTGTCATCATGGCGGCGCGAATCTACAACCGGTGCGCGCCGGGATCAATTGGTGGCGATCAACCGCCACTATTCGTCGCGATAGACCTTCTCGCGCTTCTCGTGGCGTTCCTGCGCCTCCACCGACAGCGTCGCGATCGGGCGGGCTTCGAGCCGCTTCAGCGAGATCGGTTCACCGGTCTCTTCGCAATAGCCGTAGGTGTTGTCTTCGATGCGCTGGAGCGCCGCGTCGATCTTGGAGATCAGCTTGCGCTGACGATCGCGGGCACGCAGTTCGATCGCACGGTCGGTTTCCGAGGACGCTCGGTCCGCGAGGTCGGGATGATTGACGTTCTCTTCCTGCAACGTCTGCAACGTGACCTTCGATTCGCGGAGGATTTCATCCTTCCAGGCCAGCAGCTTGGCGCGGAAATAGTCGCGCTGCCGCTCATTCATGAAAGGCTCTTTTTCAGTCGGCCGGTAGTTCTTCAGCTTTTCCAAAGGCAGCCATGTCCCTGTGAGGCGGAGGGGAACAGGACCCCTCCGCGCGGCGCCTTATATAGCCACGTCATGTGACAGACAATATCTGCCACCGCGAAAGCCGGGCCGCCCCCAAGGCCTTGCACAGGCAAACTTATCCGCCCTGCTTGGAGGCCGCCTTGGCGCTTCTCCGGGCGTTTCTCCCGGTCCCTCAGTAACCGACCGTGAAGCGCTGGCGGAGGTGGGACGGACGCTCGATTTCGTCGGCGAGTGCAACTGCGAAGTCCTCGAACGAGATCCAGCTCTTGCCGTCCGATGCGGTCAGCAGCTGGTCGGTCCCGAGCCGGAACTTGCCGGTCCGCTCACCCGCCACGAACAACGCCGAGGGCGACAGGAAGGTCCAATTCAGGTCCTTTTCGCCGCGCAACAGGTCGAGAAACTCACCCCCTTGGTTGCCTCGGCCTTGTATTGGGGCGGGAAGTTCGGGGTGGTCACCAGCCGGACGCCGGGCGCCACTTCGAGGCTGCCGGCGCCGCCGACCACCAGGTAGCGGCCGACGCCGGAGCTTTTGGCCGCCCCGATCAACTTCGCGGGATCGCTGACCGAGAAGTGCACGGAACTGATCGCGGCGTCATGCCCGGCCCACAGCGTGGCCAGCGCCGCCTCATCGTTCACGTCGCCCTTCTTGGCAGTGACGTTGGGGAGGCTCGCGATCTTCTCCGGGTTGCGGGCGATGGCGGTGACGGCGTGGCCGCGGCGGGCGAGTTCCGCGGTGATCCGCGAGCCGGCCTGGCCGGACGCGCCGGCGATGGCGATCTTCATCTCAAGTCTCCGATTAATAGTTTCCAATGGTGACTAGATAGCGAAATGGATGTAGGTGTGAAGAAGGCACCATTGTCTCACCTGATTACGCCGGAGTAACCGATGAAAGCTTCCAGCCTGAAGCCGGACGCCTATGCCGCCAACTGCCCGACGCGCCAGATCCTCGACCGGGTCGGCGACAAATGGGCGGTGCTGATCCTGTTGCTGCTGCGCAGCGAGCCGATGCGCTTCAATCAGCTCCGCCGCGCCATCGAGGGCATTTCGCAGAAGATGCTGTCGCAGGTGTTGAAGAGCCTCGAGCGCGACGGGCTGCTGCGCCGCCGGGCGATCGCAACCGTTCCGGTCACCGTGGAGTATTCGATCACGCCGCTCGGATCGACGCTGGCCGAAGCGGTCGATCCGCTGCGCGACTGGGCCGAGCAGAATCTGAAGGAGGTACTGGCCGCGCAGCGCCGCTACGACGCGCAGCGCAAGGCGCTGGCGGCGTAAGGCACCAGCGGCGTGAAGCGGATGAGTCGAGAGAACAGCCTAGTATTGGCCGGCCTTGGCGAGTTCGACTTCGACGCGCAGCTCGATCTCCCCGAGCACGGCATCGAGGCCGGGATCGCCGGAGGATTCCTTCAGGCTCGCCGCCGCATCGCGCAGCCGGTTTACCGTGGAGGAATCGAAATTGCCGGACAGCAGTCCCAGTTTGAGCGCA
Coding sequences within:
- a CDS encoding aldehyde reductase: MSTVLVTGGSGFIGVHTILQLLAAGHDVRTTLRNPDRSADVIAMLRQGGAAAPDKVGFVTADLLRDDGWREAAAGCDYVLHVASPLGSRVPEDENELIVPARQGTLRVLRAARDAGVKRVVVTSSFAAIGYGHSPQTEPFDETVWSNLEGPDVQAYPKSKTLAERAAWDFVAREGNGLELAVVNPTAVFGPALGPDFSESIGIIKALLDGAMPAVPRIHFGLVDVRDVADLHLRAMTSPNARGERFLAVAGEIMSVQQVGRVLREKLGSQARRVPRFQVPDWMMRIAARRNPLARAALPLLGKVRRSTSAKAQRVLGWKPRGNEEMIVATAESLIGLGLVKA
- a CDS encoding helix-turn-helix domain-containing protein, which produces MENSTSDVCDSGDCDSCPTDPSLLIDSKQAIHALSGKWKLEILFTLMHGGVRFGALRRALSPVTQHMLTAQLRELQRDGLVARKVLAETPLQVAYELTESAWGLTPAFRELLTWSKTYGSRRSSAASEATIEAGLA
- a CDS encoding helix-turn-helix domain-containing protein; translated protein: MKASSLKPDAYAANCPTRQILDRVGDKWAVLILLLLRSEPMRFNQLRRAIEGISQKMLSQVLKSLERDGLLRRRAIATVPVTVEYSITPLGSTLAEAVDPLRDWAEQNLKEVLAAQRRYDAQRKALAA
- the dksA gene encoding RNA polymerase-binding protein DksA; protein product: MNERQRDYFRAKLLAWKDEILRESKVTLQTLQEENVNHPDLADRASSETDRAIELRARDRQRKLISKIDAALQRIEDNTYGYCEETGEPISLKRLEARPIATLSVEAQERHEKREKVYRDE
- a CDS encoding phytanoyl-CoA dioxygenase, encoding MTDRHDARALNDAQIAQFIEQGFVRIDNAFPRELAEQGRAIMWRDIPCREHDPSSWTYPVVRLPGYGGPPFREAINTPVLHRAFDQIAGPRRWRPRDNIGTFPVRFPHPDDPGDAGWHVDVSFPGDGCDPNERSDFSAWRVNVNSRGRALLLLFLFSDVGEHDAPTRIRVGSHLPMARYLAPAGEAGRARMNLEQMGADCEIALASGEAGTVYLCHPFLVHAAQKHRGMTPRFMAQPALAPGEPYRLTRDDAAYAPVEIAIRRALGMV